From Pseudoalteromonas viridis, the proteins below share one genomic window:
- a CDS encoding amidohydrolase family protein, giving the protein MNKFKVSLLTSALLASSAAFAQITAITNAKVHTLTDAGTLEGATVVIEDGTISAINPANVSADITIDAQGRVLTPGFIGSMNQLGLVEVSAVEGSIDADDDKADVDFDASPAFNPRSSLIPYGRKGGITQNVVVPHGGKSIFKGLAFVVDLSGEFNSVLKTRTALVVDMGASRSGSRAMKYKTLTEKLEGQQQKLSEKTKKDDKKAAKKPSQEEQVLTAVLKGEMPVVVEVERASDILEVLKVKEQFGLNLVLWGVNDAVLVKEHIAKANVPVVISAVSNLPSSFSSLHADLRNAGELERAGVKVLLSGFAFEGAHNLYQLRFDAGIAVAQGMSHEGALKAVSSNIADVFGLDGGKIASGQRADLVLWSADPFEYSTTLDKLWINGEEVSTESRHDKLRERYTTDSDMPRAYTK; this is encoded by the coding sequence ATGAATAAGTTTAAGGTTTCTTTATTGACCAGCGCATTGTTGGCTTCTTCTGCTGCGTTTGCTCAGATCACAGCAATCACCAATGCCAAGGTTCACACATTGACTGACGCGGGTACCCTGGAAGGGGCAACTGTGGTCATTGAAGATGGCACCATCAGTGCAATCAACCCCGCGAATGTGAGTGCAGATATTACGATTGATGCGCAGGGTAGAGTACTAACACCGGGTTTTATCGGCTCAATGAACCAGTTAGGCCTGGTTGAAGTGAGTGCTGTCGAAGGCTCAATAGATGCGGATGATGATAAGGCGGATGTTGACTTTGATGCCAGCCCGGCATTCAATCCTCGCTCTTCGCTGATCCCTTATGGCCGCAAAGGTGGTATTACACAGAATGTGGTCGTGCCCCATGGTGGCAAAAGCATTTTTAAAGGTCTGGCATTTGTTGTCGACTTATCTGGTGAGTTTAATAGTGTTCTGAAAACGCGTACTGCGCTAGTGGTTGACATGGGTGCAAGCAGAAGTGGCTCGCGGGCAATGAAGTATAAAACCCTGACTGAAAAGCTGGAAGGACAGCAGCAAAAGCTGTCTGAAAAAACCAAGAAGGATGACAAAAAGGCGGCTAAGAAGCCAAGTCAGGAAGAGCAAGTACTGACCGCTGTCTTAAAAGGCGAAATGCCGGTGGTTGTTGAAGTAGAGCGCGCCTCAGATATTCTTGAAGTCCTCAAGGTAAAAGAGCAGTTTGGCCTTAATTTGGTTCTGTGGGGTGTGAATGATGCTGTGCTGGTCAAAGAACACATTGCCAAAGCCAATGTGCCAGTTGTGATCAGTGCGGTATCCAACCTGCCATCCAGCTTCAGCTCTTTACACGCCGATCTGCGCAATGCCGGAGAACTTGAACGCGCAGGCGTTAAAGTATTGTTGTCTGGTTTTGCTTTTGAAGGTGCACATAACCTGTATCAATTGCGTTTCGACGCCGGTATTGCCGTTGCACAGGGGATGAGCCATGAAGGCGCACTTAAAGCCGTCAGCAGCAATATTGCGGATGTGTTTGGCTTAGATGGCGGTAAAATCGCATCAGGTCAGCGCGCCGATCTGGTACTGTGGAGTGCCGATCCGTTTGAGTATAGCACCACCTTAGATAAGCTTTGGATCAACGGTGAAGAGGTGAGCACTGAATCTCGTCACGACAAACTCAGAGAGCGTTACACCACTGACTCTGATATGCCGCGAGCGTACACCAAATAA